The DNA sequence CTCAGTGGGAAGACGGCGCTGGTCACCGGGTCCACCCAGGGCATCGGGGCGGCGATCGTGAAGGGACTCGCCGCCGCGGGGGCGCGGGTCGCGGTGAACGGCCGCAGCTCCGACAGTGTGCAGGCCGCCATCGCGCGGCAGAAGCAGGACCTGCCGGACGCGGACTTCGTCGCCGCCCCGGGGGACGTCTCGGAGGAGGCCGGCGCGGCGCAGGTCGTCGAGGCCGTGCCGGACGCCGACATCCTGGTCAACAACCTCGGCATCTTCGGCGCCCAGGAGCCCCTCGACATCACCGACGCGGACTGGCGGCGCTATTTCGAGGTCAACGTCCTCGCCGCAGTGCGGCTCACGCGCGCCTACCTGCCCGGCATGATCGAGCGCGGCTGGGGCCGGATCCAGTACATCGCCAGCGACTCCGCGATCGTCATCCCGGCCGAGATGATCCACTATGGAGTGTCGAAGACGGCGCTGCTGGGCGTCTCGCGCGGGTTCGCCAAGCACGCGGCCGGCACCGGCGTGACGGTCAACGCCGTCATCGCGGGCCCGACGCACACCGGCGGCGTCGAGGACTTCGTCTACGAACTGGTCGACAAGGACCTGCCGTGGGACGAAGCCCAGCGCGAATTCATGAAGAAGCACCGGCCGCAGTCGTTGCTGCAGCGGCTGATCGAGCCCGAGGAGATCGCGAACCTGGTGGTGTACCTGGGTTCGACGTTCGCGTCGGCGACCACCGGCGCGGCCGTCCGCGTCGACGGCGGGTACGTCGACTCCATCGTGCCGTGAGGTCCCGCCCCCGCCCTGAAGCACGGGGGCACCTCGGGTGGGAGCGGGAGTGTGAGGCCGGTACGGTGGGCCGCCTCGCGGCGGAAGGCACAACACGGCTCCAGCGTGACCGGTATTCCGTGAAGGCAAGGGGTGAGGCCCGGGGGCACCGCCGTACCGACACCCGTTACAACGCTGTGGGCCTGCGGGTGTTCCGCGCCGCGGAGTGACGTGCGTCGCCGGGGTACCCCGCGCGGGGGTCGCCCGGTCGAGCGCGCCGCCTGTCGGGATCCGGCCGCGTGGTTCATGATCATCAGCATGGAGCAGACCAGGACACCGGTGGCCGTACGGCGGGTGCTCTTCGGAGCGGTGATGGGCGCGGCCTTCGCGGCCGCCGCCTGGGTGGCGCTCTGGCTGGCGATGCACCTCTGACCAGGCAGCCGGTCGTGGGTGTCCAGCCGGGTCGGAACCCGCCTGAACACCCACGAGGCCGCTACGGGGTGACGGTGATGTTCGTCAGCCCGGACGTCGCGTTCGTGACCGTGTTCGACGCGTACACCACGTTCGGGTCGGCCGCGCACTTGGACACCGAGCTGATCTTGATCGCGTAGGCCCCGGCCCCGCCGAGGTCGGACTTGTTGTTGCGCCAGACGTTGCCGCAGCCGTTGTCGAACGACGGGGACGTGCTGGTGTTGTGGTTCTCGTACCCGTTCGCGAACACCCCCGGCGGGGCGAACGTGCCCGTGTTGTCCTCGATCGTGTAGCCGATGCCCTTCACGTCGATCCAGGAGTCCGCCGAGTTCTCGCCGGAGATGCCGCGGCCGTCGAAGGTGTTGCCGCGGATCATCCCGCCCGTGGTGCCTTCCTTGACGTCGATCGGCTCGGCCGCGATGAACGGGCCGATGTGGTTGTCCAGCACCTGGATCCGGTCGCCGCGGTCGACGCCGCCGGCGTTGCCGTGGCAGGCCCAGTTCGAGTTGGCCGAGCCGAGGTAGACGCCCTCGCCGTACCCCGGCTGCACCAGGCCCGTGTACGTGATCGTGGAGTTCTTCAGCACGCTGTCGGCCGACGAACGCCGGAAGTGCACCGCCTCCTCGTCGACGTGGTTGACGTTCACGCCGTCGATCGTCGTGTGCGGCGAGTTGTCGACGACGATGCCCTTCTTGGCCTCCTGCACGGTGAAACCGGTCAGGTTCCAGTACGGCGCGCCCGACAGCCACAGGCCGTAACCGGAGTCCCAGCCCGCGGTCGGCACCGGGCAGTCCGGCGCGTCCCCGCTCGGGCCGTCGTTGATCAGGATCGCGCCGGCCGGGCCGGACAGCGTGATCGGCTTCGCCGCCGTGCCCGCCTTCGTCGTGACGAACGAGCCGCGGTATGTGCCGGCCGCGAGCTTGATCGCCTGGCCCGGCGCGGCGTTCGCCAGTGCGGCCTGCAGCTGGGCGGCCGTCGACACGTTCACGGTGTCGCCGCTCGGCGGGGGCGTGGTCGTCGTGGTCGGCGGTGGCGTGGTGGTGGTCGTCGGGGTGGTCGGCGTGGTCGTGATCGGGCCGCCGCCGGCGCACGACGCGCCGTTGATCGTGCACGCGGCGGGGACACCGGCGCCGGCGACGTTGAAGCCGAAGCTCGCGGTGGCGCCGGGTTTGACCGCGCCGTTGAACCCGGCGTTGGTGAACCTGTAGTGCTGCCCGCTCTGGGTCTTCACCGAGCTCCACGAGCTGCTCACCGACGACCCGGCGGGCAGGTCGAACTCGACGGTCCAGCCGGTCGACGCGGCGTCACCGCGGTTGGCGATCGTGTACTCGCCGCCGTAGCCGCCGGTCCAGACCGAGGTCTGCGCGAACGAGGCGGACAGGTTCGCCGCCGCGGCCCGCGCCGGGCCGCCGCCGGTGAGCGCGATGGCGGCGACGGTGGCGGCAACGGTTGCGGCGCCGAGGAAAGCGGCACGGCGGAGCGGACTTCGTCGGGA is a window from the Amycolatopsis sp. NBC_00355 genome containing:
- a CDS encoding SDR family NAD(P)-dependent oxidoreductase translates to MRVDLSGKTALVTGSTQGIGAAIVKGLAAAGARVAVNGRSSDSVQAAIARQKQDLPDADFVAAPGDVSEEAGAAQVVEAVPDADILVNNLGIFGAQEPLDITDADWRRYFEVNVLAAVRLTRAYLPGMIERGWGRIQYIASDSAIVIPAEMIHYGVSKTALLGVSRGFAKHAAGTGVTVNAVIAGPTHTGGVEDFVYELVDKDLPWDEAQREFMKKHRPQSLLQRLIEPEEIANLVVYLGSTFASATTGAAVRVDGGYVDSIVP
- a CDS encoding cellulose binding domain-containing protein, encoding MSRRSPLRRAAFLGAATVAATVAAIALTGGGPARAAAANLSASFAQTSVWTGGYGGEYTIANRGDAASTGWTVEFDLPAGSSVSSSWSSVKTQSGQHYRFTNAGFNGAVKPGATASFGFNVAGAGVPAACTINGASCAGGGPITTTPTTPTTTTTPPPTTTTTPPPSGDTVNVSTAAQLQAALANAAPGQAIKLAAGTYRGSFVTTKAGTAAKPITLSGPAGAILINDGPSGDAPDCPVPTAGWDSGYGLWLSGAPYWNLTGFTVQEAKKGIVVDNSPHTTIDGVNVNHVDEEAVHFRRSSADSVLKNSTITYTGLVQPGYGEGVYLGSANSNWACHGNAGGVDRGDRIQVLDNHIGPFIAAEPIDVKEGTTGGMIRGNTFDGRGISGENSADSWIDVKGIGYTIEDNTGTFAPPGVFANGYENHNTSTSPSFDNGCGNVWRNNKSDLGGAGAYAIKISSVSKCAADPNVVYASNTVTNATSGLTNITVTP